Within Crassostrea angulata isolate pt1a10 chromosome 2, ASM2561291v2, whole genome shotgun sequence, the genomic segment aagaaatctaatcataaaattatgagatgattatgacgtcattaagATGACCTGAAACGGAAATCAAAATGTATTTGCTCTTCATCAgctttaaacaaaaacatgtatgCAAATGTTCATAAATAAGATTATAAATATTCATGAGCCCAATGAACTATTTTTGTAGATGACGCAACAACAGGCTGATACATACAGGGAGGACGTCAGAAAAGAGTACAACGTCCTCGTTCAGCAGGCTGCTGCCTCAAACATGGTGAATACTCTATCTACGTCATTATGACCCCATAATTGTTCTGTCAATTTCAGAGTTGTAAAGGTATTCTACCCAAAGTCTGAGGATTAAcacatttactttttaaaataagtattttagTAATTCTCAAACCTTTATATGATGCTAACATAATATCTATTAAAACTAATTTTCATCGAAGAATTTGGTCACTTTTTGTTGTTTGAAATGgttaattttgcttttatatcCTCAAATGTGTGCTATTACAATTTTATGTTAATGAGCCAGATAATCACTGAAATAAATTCGTATGAAACAATGTTTTAACAAAGTCCCGTTTTTATTCGTTGTGAAATTGCTATCCACTTTAAATGAATGGGTAATTTTCAATACATATTATCTGATTGACAGAACTTACAAAAGCAGGAACTTAACAACCGGTTCCTCAGTGATTACACCACCCTTAACGACATCTACCGGATGTTTGGGTATAGTGACGTCATTCCTCATCTTGGCATTGACGAACTTCAGAATAAAGAAATAATGAGAATGGCTCTATCACGTGCTACTTCCTTAATCGAGGTCATTAGAACGCTTATGGATGAGTGGTTAGCCAAGGCAACTATAACAGGTACCGGATGTCTACTGATATTGATTAGATGGGtgctaaatttaaatttttgaattccCTTATCTCATGTAGAGTAAGATTGTCATTGACGGTCTTAGCAAGTGACTTCAGATCCAACAAAACAAGTTAATTCTGTATTATCTATTTCATTTAAAGTTGTGGTCTTAGGTGTCAGTTATCATATTCAGTGACAAACGACCTAGATACTATAAAACAAGTTTGGCACACGTAAAACTGTAATACATATCAGAAATTAACAATACAATTTACCAACATTCCTTTATTTTAGTATTTGGtatggttttttgtttaaatctgtTCCTGGCTTTAATTAACACAAGGAAGGTTTTCACAGAAACAACAGCATTATTTTCGCCCTTTTTTGGAGTAAAAAAACAccactattttttttctcttgacaTGTTAAGTACAATGAATTTCCGTCCATGGGTATATCCCAGATAAACATCACACACGTCATGTTTCTTTTTTAGGTGACCCCGAGGCTGCAGCACTGTTGAGTGACATCCTTCGTCACGTGTCGAAAGATTCCAACCCAGATGACCTTTCTCAGATGAGGGAAATCCTGTGTACGTACATGAacataaatgtttcagaatggtgtttttaaaaatttgacattcgtgttcaagaatataaaatgcgaagtctaaaatataatcattttattcCTTCATTTTCAAAGTGTCTCTAATAACATCGGGCTCTTAAATATGCAAATAATTGCTGTTaattataaaaagttttttttctttaaatttagaCGACATTTTCGCCAATGAAGTACTGAACAGTCTTGAAAAGCGCCCTCTAGGCGACTACGAAGATGTGCAGGTGGATGATTCAATGTTCGGTATTCCACCAGAACAATCCGAAAATGAAGGTATAAAGCATACACAGGAAACGGAAGAGAAGCAGGAAAATGCAGACCAAATCGGAAAAACAGAAGAGAAAATCCCAAAAGCAGTCAAAGGTCAGTCTGCATTTATATAAGAAGAGTTatctagtaaaaaaaattctagaaagAATATAAGAACGTATATACTTCAAGCAGCTCGTTTGTGAAGAACcgacaaaaaaacaaaatgataattgaattgaaaagcCAAACAATTGAATAACTTTCACTGTAAAACACAACATTTTGGGAATTTTTAGGCACTAAAAAGTTAAGtctaaatgaaaacaaaatcaaaggtATCGACATTGTGACGATATgtttgtatttaataaaaaaaaaaattctggaaatgAAATTCAATTGCCCACAAAATTTATATTGCGTAATGCATATTAATACTTTTTAACGTGTGCCATAGTGACGTCAGCAAAATTGGCTTTACACTTTTTAACTCTTTTTTAGtctgttaaataaaataaatcaataataattataattgtaattttgcatttgtagagaccaaaacaaaaacagaaaaagaagTCAAAGAAAACAAGTTGAAGATGTGAGAAATAGGCGGGGATTTTGAAGAGAGGAATCAACAGTCCAAGTGggaggaaaaacaaaacaagtagAAAACAATGCTTGGTCGAGTTACTGATGGAAAGGTGTTTTATATCTGTGTATACGTGTAAATATGATCAATTTGTTACATTGTGATTTCAACTCTCACATTGATGTAATTGTGAAGACATACAGCCAATTCGGATACATTGTGACGATTTCATGAGCAAATATCGATGATTTCTTAGAATAACACACTGTTTTTGAACCATTAACAGTTAAGAGTAATTTCAGAATAGGTTCACACTTCTGTATTGTCTAAA encodes:
- the LOC128173456 gene encoding uncharacterized protein LOC128173456 produces the protein MKGFVIFACVCAAWGAPALNKDKEIKELQSIKNTENEIEELADLAAESGSQNLGLEKQQSFSYHNSNGKVDSKARTESKVFNSQTGNIISDLQQETLGQDSSKTKTKLDIPAANIHKSVISQNNGEDTMPKADYDYTEAFKFTPAAVAEYLFRSGEFQELEEALADLVNSSIMTQQQADTYREDVRKEYNVLVQQAAASNMNLQKQELNNRFLSDYTTLNDIYRMFGYSDVIPHLGIDELQNKEIMRMALSRATSLIEVIRTLMDEWLAKATITGDPEAAALLSDILRHVSKDSNPDDLSQMREILYDIFANEVLNSLEKRPLGDYEDVQVDDSMFGIPPEQSENEGIKHTQETEEKQENADQIGKTEEKIPKAVKETKTKTEKEVKENKLKM